In Salvia miltiorrhiza cultivar Shanhuang (shh) chromosome 4, IMPLAD_Smil_shh, whole genome shotgun sequence, the DNA window ACTCCAGCAGCCGAGTTTCAGGCCTCGACCTCAGCGGAGAATCAATCTCCGCTGGGATCAATGGCAGCAGCACCTTGTTCAAGCTCTCACATCTGCAGAGCTTGAGCTTAGCTCAAAACACCCTTGATTCTGTCAACTTGCCCTCCGAGTTCGGACACCTCATCGAGTTGAGGTATCTCAACCTCAGCAGCTCCGGCTTCTCCGGGCAGATTCCGTTGAGTCTCTCAAACTTGACGAGGTTAGTCGTTCTCGATCTCTCCAACAAGTTTTACTCATCGCTTACGCTTGAGAATGATGATCTTGGGAGACTGGTTCGAAACCTTAATAGCTTGAGAGAACTCTATCTTGCTAATGTGAAAATCTCAGCAAATGGGAGTGAATGGAGCAGTGCTTTATCATCATATCTTCCAAATTTGAGAGTTCTGAGCTTGTCTGATGCACATCTCACTGGCCCTCCTGATCCCTCCTTGCTAAAACTCTCATCCCTCTCAGTCATACGTCTCGATGGGAACACGTTCTCGTCTCCCTTCCCGTCGTTTTTAGCAGATCTCCCAAATCTGAGAGTGCTCTCTATGAGCTCGTGTGGTTTATTCGGTGTGGTTCCGAGAAAACTTTTCCAAATAAAGAGCCTTCAGGAGATCGACTTGAGCAACAATCGGGCTCTCGAGGGCTCGTTGCCTGACTTTCCTGTGAACGGATCTCTTGAAAACTTGGTGCTTAGTTACACAAGATTCTCAGGAAATGTACCAGAGTCTATAGGCAATCTGAGAATGCTGTCAAATCTTGATGTTAGAAGTTGCAGTTTTTCTGGGCAGATTCCTAGTACAATCAAAAACCTTAATCTACTTGTCTATTTGGATCTCTCTGTAAACCAGTTTTCTGGCTCTGTTCCCTCCTTTGCCTTCTTGAAGAATCTTCAAGTGTTGAATCTTTATAGAAATAGATTAACTGGACAGATTCCTGATTCTCTATGGAAAGGCCTTGAGAATCTGGGATTTCTTGATTTGAGTGAGAATTCATTACAAGGTGAAATCCCACCATCTTTATTTGCTCTGCCACTTCTCAAATCACTAGGCATGTCCAATAACAGTTTCTCTGGTTTCATCAAAGTCTCAACAAACACTTCATCCTCTCCCTTAGAAGTTGTTGACCTCAGCCTCAACAGTCTAGAAGGTTCCGTACCTCGGATCTTCTTTGAGCTCCGGAATCTTTCCAGCCTGTCCCTTTCATCCAACAAGTTCAGCGGCTCCCTGAAGCTCACGGATTTCAGCAAGCTGAAAAATCTTGTCAGTTTAGACCTCTCCTACAACAAGCTGTCTCTACGCGCTGAGGAAGAAGCTCAGCTGTCGAAGCTGTTTCCGCGGCTAGGAACTCTCATGCTGGCATCCTGCAATCTGCAGAAGCTTCCTAACTTGAGAAACCAGTCATCTCTGATGATGCTTGATCTCTCACGGAATCTTCTAGAAGGTGAGATTCCCAACTGGCTATGGAGAGTTGGTGACGATGGATTCCTCTTTAGATTCTTGAATCTCTCCCACAACGGATTCAGTCACCTCCAGCAACCTTATGCAATGCGAGGCCTAGATTCCCTCGACCTGCATTCCAACATCCTTGTCGGAGAGATTCCAACTCCGCCGCCCTCAGCCTTCTACGTCGATTTCTCGAGCAACAACTTTACCTCCATCCTTCCAGAAATCGGCAACATCCTTAAAAGAGTCATGACTTTCTCTGCAGCAGACAATAGGATCACCGGAGCCATCCCGCCCTCGTTCAGCAACGCCACCGGGCTTCAGGCGCTGAACCTGTCACGCAACGCTCTCTCCGGCCACATCCCAGCCACGTTGGGGAAGCTGTCGAGGCTCGGATCGCTGGACCTCTCGTTCAATGCTCTGGATGGGAAGATTCCGGTGGAGCTGGCGGGGCTCAAATTCCTTTCATTCTTGAATCTTTCGTACAATCATCTGGTGGGCAGAATACCGCTTCAGAAGTTTCCGGAAAGTTCTTTCATCGGGAACGACGGGCTCTGCGGGCCGCCTCTCAACAGAACTTGCCATGAGAGGGAGATGGGGAATGTGGAGA includes these proteins:
- the LOC131022983 gene encoding receptor-like protein 6; this encodes MRFRIMFESAFLILLFFSNSDLGFGFVSGQSEKELLLQFRSSLTYDSSASAKLVHWNESADFCRWEGVECDSSSRVSGLDLSGESISAGINGSSTLFKLSHLQSLSLAQNTLDSVNLPSEFGHLIELRYLNLSSSGFSGQIPLSLSNLTRLVVLDLSNKFYSSLTLENDDLGRLVRNLNSLRELYLANVKISANGSEWSSALSSYLPNLRVLSLSDAHLTGPPDPSLLKLSSLSVIRLDGNTFSSPFPSFLADLPNLRVLSMSSCGLFGVVPRKLFQIKSLQEIDLSNNRALEGSLPDFPVNGSLENLVLSYTRFSGNVPESIGNLRMLSNLDVRSCSFSGQIPSTIKNLNLLVYLDLSVNQFSGSVPSFAFLKNLQVLNLYRNRLTGQIPDSLWKGLENLGFLDLSENSLQGEIPPSLFALPLLKSLGMSNNSFSGFIKVSTNTSSSPLEVVDLSLNSLEGSVPRIFFELRNLSSLSLSSNKFSGSLKLTDFSKLKNLVSLDLSYNKLSLRAEEEAQLSKLFPRLGTLMLASCNLQKLPNLRNQSSLMMLDLSRNLLEGEIPNWLWRVGDDGFLFRFLNLSHNGFSHLQQPYAMRGLDSLDLHSNILVGEIPTPPPSAFYVDFSSNNFTSILPEIGNILKRVMTFSAADNRITGAIPPSFSNATGLQALNLSRNALSGHIPATLGKLSRLGSLDLSFNALDGKIPVELAGLKFLSFLNLSYNHLVGRIPLQKFPESSFIGNDGLCGPPLNRTCHEREMGNVEREIYASGVCDVLSVPRGVACSLLVTNNWSFTAAAADAAADDDGIGERNPDPASICRICYDETRPEKMASASCDHLFCAECWRKYIATALNYGAACLTLPDP